From the genome of Spinacia oleracea cultivar Varoflay chromosome 2, BTI_SOV_V1, whole genome shotgun sequence, one region includes:
- the LOC110803172 gene encoding translation machinery-associated protein 22, which translates to MAEKPEAVKVLYCGVCGLPAEYCEFGPEFEKCKPWLIQYAPDVYPDLLKDSDGKEVDKVSDQMQSTSISAGGSSTSKPEEVKRLPGGKVKKKDKKEVIIEKVVRNKRKCITTVKGLELFAVKLSDASKKLGKKFATGASVVKGPTEKEQIDVQGDIAYDIVEFITDTWPDVPESSIFFIEDGKKVPAA; encoded by the exons ATGGCGGAGAAGCCAGAAGCAGTGAAGGTTCTATATTGTGGAGTATGCGGTTTACCCGCTGAGTATTGTGAATTTGGACCCGAATTTGAAAAATGCAAACCCTGGTTGATCCAATATGCTCCTGATGTCTACCCTGATCTTCTCAAAG ATAGCGATGGTAAAGAAGTTGATAAGGTATCTGATCAGATGCAGTCCACCTCAATTTCTGCTG GTGGCTCTTCAACATCTAAACCAGAAGAAGTAAAGCGACTTCCTGGCGGGAAAGTTAAGAAGAAA GACAAGAAAGAAGTTATTATTGAGAAGGTTGTAAGGAATAAGCGAAAATGTATCACCACTGTGAAAGGATTGGAGCTTTTTG CTGTTAAACTCAGTGATGCTTCAAAAAAGCTAGGGAAAAAGTTCGCAACAGGGGCGTCCGTTGTTAAG GGACCAACGGAGAAGGAGCAAATTGATGTTCAAGGGGATATAGCGTATGATATTGTGGAGTTTATTACAGACACTTGGCCTGAT GTCCCAGAAAGTTCAATTTTCTTCATAGAGGACGGAAAGAAGGTTCCAGCAGCTTAA
- the LOC110803189 gene encoding uncharacterized mitochondrial protein AtMg00860-like, which translates to MKLNPKKCVFGVKSGKFLGFLVSERGIDANPEKVEAILNLPEPKNVRDIQRLTGKMAALTRFISKSADKSLPFFQLLKGNKTFQWGPEQEKAFAEVKNHLKSLPTIARPEVGDVL; encoded by the coding sequence ATGAAGCTCAACCCAAAGAAGTGCGTTTTCGGAGTGAAATCGGGGAAGTTTCTGGGTTTTCTTGTCAGTGAAAGGGGGATAGATGCCAACCCAGAAAAGGTAGAAGCCATACTGAACTTGCCAGAACCAAAAAATGTGAGAGATATCCAACGGCTGACTGGAAAAATGGCAGCCCTCACCAGATTCATTAGCAAGTCTGCGGACAAGTCCCTACCTTTCTTCCAGTTGTTGAAAGGGAACAAAACTTTCCAGTGGGGACCAGAGCAAGAAAAGGCATTCGCAGAAGTTAAGAACCACCTAAAAAGTCTCCCAACCATAGCTAGGCCAGAGGTTGGAGACGTGCTATAG